In a single window of the Lineus longissimus chromosome 4, tnLinLong1.2, whole genome shotgun sequence genome:
- the LOC135486563 gene encoding dual specificity protein phosphatase 23-like, with product MEMKTEVECPPNFSWIIDGVLAALAFPSKQGHTQYLVDHGVEHLVSLTAERTPNPDHLQGLQWTHIPIHDFMPPTLNQIINFVDTVEQARQRNEAVACHCAMGHGRAGTMIACYLVKSNPDTFTPEEAIKEIRRLRPKSIETERQEEMVFQYAEHLKTDQPCFSGIGEQQDIKKRSRSTLHLHK from the exons ATGGAAATGAAGACAGAAGTCGAGTGTCCTCCTAACTTCTCATGGATCATAGATGGAGTCCTTGCTGCCCTAGCCTTTCCCTCCAAGCAAGGTCACACACAATATCTGGTTGATCATGGAGTGGAGCATCTCGTTTCTTTGACAGCCGAGAGGACACCCAACCCTGATCATCTCCAAG GTCTTCAATGGACACACATCCCAATTCACGATTTTATGCCCCCTACCCTGAACCAGATTATTAATTTTGTCGACACGGTGGAGCAAGCGAGACAGAGAAATGAAGCTGTTGCATGTCACTGTGCGATGGGACATGGACGGGCTGGAACAATGATTGCTTGCTACCTTGTGAAGAGCAACCCCGACACATTCACACCAGAGGAAGCAATAAAGGAGATCCGCAGGTTGCGTCCAAAATCTATTGAAACAGAAAGACAGGAAGAAATGGTCTTTCAGTATGCGGAACATTTGAAGACTGACCAACCATGTTTCTCGGGGATTGGGGAGCAGCAGGACATCAAGAAACGGTCAAGGTCAACTTTACATCTTCACAAATAG
- the LOC135486561 gene encoding glycerophosphocholine cholinephosphodiesterase ENPP6-like isoform X3 produces MVEDIIIGANPDNNLSCISCLVNWLLTTDHSQQRKSHVYNHDGNSTSASRSERPHGLDRFPPVASYGLYAENHGIVKNNFYDPLYDEVWFAASNPGYDHPHFYNDGEPVWVTATRQGKKGALYYWPGCEVTIRNVTPALCDPYFNSPDRIDIRYAFEKTLDNLKEGYDFIGIYVEDIDKMGHKFGPFSIEVNESVSGYDKELVTFLDALKARDLADSVNVILVSDHGMSAYDSSGRDCNVDITKAFTVGEFVNSIKFVLNEMIYPKYPNMTNFIYNRLKNLHPHVHFFLREDFPERYHFSNDRRIAPILYYCDPPYYTSTMINQIWEPPPGELGRMGDHGYLPDLDDMKGIFLGMGPAFIKGARQSDINSVDIYQLVCKILAIEPAPHNGTWENLVDITIYSSSRPSLGLPTTHLNLLTLSLLVSFYHF; encoded by the exons atggttgAAGACATTATCATCGGGGCTAATCCTGACAACAATCTCTCCTGCATTTCATGCTTGGTCAACTGGCTGCTGACAACTGATCACTCTCAACAACGCAAGTCTCACGTGTATAACCATGACGGAAATAGCACGTCTGCCTCCCGAAGCGAACGGCCACATGGACTCGACCGATTTCCGCCAGTTGCATCTTACG GTTTATATGCTGAGAACCATGGGATAGTCAAGAACAACTTCTACGACCCACTCTATGACGAGGTGTGGTTCGCCGCCAGCAATCCAGGGTATGACCATCCTCACTTTTACAATGATGGTGAACCCGTATGGGTGACCGCTACTCGCCAG GGTAAGAAGGGTGCATTATACTACTGGCCAGGCTGTGAGGTCACCATTAGGAATGTGACACCAGCTCTCTGTGATCCATATTTTAACTCCCCGGATAGGATCGACATCCGCTACGCCTTTGAAAAGACGTTGGATAATCTGAAAGAAGGGTATGACTTCATTG GTATCTATGTTGAAGACATCGATAAGATGGGTCACAAATTCGGGCCGTTCTCTATCGAGGTGAATGAATCGGTGTCCGGGTACGATAAGGAGCTAGTCACCTTCCTGGACGCGCTTAAGGCCAGGGACTTAGCCGATTCAGTCAATGTGATCCTGGTGTCTGATCACGGGATGTCAGCCTATGACAGCTCAGGACGGGACTGTAACGTGGACATCACTAAGGCTTTCACTGTAGGGGAGTTTGTGAACAGTATCAAGTTTGTCTTGAATGAGATGATATATCCCAAGTATCCGAATATGACAAACTTT ATATACAACCGCTTAAAGAACCTCCATCCTCACGTCCATTTCTTCCTGAGGGAAGATTTCCCTGAAAGATACCACTTCAGTAACGACAGAAGAATTGCTCCAATTCTGTATTACTGTGATCCACCATATTATACATCAACAATGATCAACCAG ATATGGGAGCCTCCACCAGGGGAGCTCGGACGTATGGGAGACCATGGGTATCTGCCAGATCTTGACGACATGAAAGGTATCTTCCTGGGGATGGGTCCAG CGTTTATAAAAGGTGCTAGACAGAGTGATATCAATTCCGTCGACATCTACCAACTCGTATGTAAGATACTCGCCATCGAGCCAGCACCGCATAACGGTACATGGGAGAACCTGGTAGACATCACCATCTACTCGAGCTCCCGGCCGAGCCTTGGTCTTCCGACGACACATCTGAACTTACTGACGCTGTCTCTGTTGGTGTCATTTTATCATTTCTAG
- the LOC135486561 gene encoding glycerophosphocholine cholinephosphodiesterase ENPP6-like isoform X1 yields MELDSLTNLLGVLFLYGVLCTDYDTDGEARGKVVLILYDGFRWDYLDIPGLEGFTHVQENGAWVEKMTMAFPTQSYPQYYTIMTGLYAENHGIVKNNFYDPLYDEVWFAASNPGYDHPHFYNDGEPVWVTATRQGKKGALYYWPGCEVTIRNVTPALCDPYFNSPDRIDIRYAFEKTLDNLKEGYDFIGIYVEDIDKMGHKFGPFSIEVNESVSGYDKELVTFLDALKARDLADSVNVILVSDHGMSAYDSSGRDCNVDITKAFTVGEFVNSIKFVLNEMIYPKYPNMTNFIYNRLKNLHPHVHFFLREDFPERYHFSNDRRIAPILYYCDPPYYTSTMINQIWEPPPGELGRMGDHGYLPDLDDMKGIFLGMGPAFIKGARQSDINSVDIYQLVCKILAIEPAPHNGTWENLVDITIYSSSRPSLGLPTTHLNLLTLSLLVSFYHF; encoded by the exons ATGGAACTTGACTCTCTCACCAATCTACTAGGAGTTCTTTTTCTTTACGGAGTGCTCTGTACGGATTATGACACCGACGGAGAGGCGAGAGGGAAAGTGGTACTGATCCTTTACGATGGCTTCCGATGGGATTACCTGGACATTCCTGGGTTAGAGGGGTTCACCCACGTCCAGGAGAATGGAGCATGGGTGGAGAAGATGACCATGGCCTTCCCTACTCAGTCCTATCCACAGTATTACACTATCATGACAG GTTTATATGCTGAGAACCATGGGATAGTCAAGAACAACTTCTACGACCCACTCTATGACGAGGTGTGGTTCGCCGCCAGCAATCCAGGGTATGACCATCCTCACTTTTACAATGATGGTGAACCCGTATGGGTGACCGCTACTCGCCAG GGTAAGAAGGGTGCATTATACTACTGGCCAGGCTGTGAGGTCACCATTAGGAATGTGACACCAGCTCTCTGTGATCCATATTTTAACTCCCCGGATAGGATCGACATCCGCTACGCCTTTGAAAAGACGTTGGATAATCTGAAAGAAGGGTATGACTTCATTG GTATCTATGTTGAAGACATCGATAAGATGGGTCACAAATTCGGGCCGTTCTCTATCGAGGTGAATGAATCGGTGTCCGGGTACGATAAGGAGCTAGTCACCTTCCTGGACGCGCTTAAGGCCAGGGACTTAGCCGATTCAGTCAATGTGATCCTGGTGTCTGATCACGGGATGTCAGCCTATGACAGCTCAGGACGGGACTGTAACGTGGACATCACTAAGGCTTTCACTGTAGGGGAGTTTGTGAACAGTATCAAGTTTGTCTTGAATGAGATGATATATCCCAAGTATCCGAATATGACAAACTTT ATATACAACCGCTTAAAGAACCTCCATCCTCACGTCCATTTCTTCCTGAGGGAAGATTTCCCTGAAAGATACCACTTCAGTAACGACAGAAGAATTGCTCCAATTCTGTATTACTGTGATCCACCATATTATACATCAACAATGATCAACCAG ATATGGGAGCCTCCACCAGGGGAGCTCGGACGTATGGGAGACCATGGGTATCTGCCAGATCTTGACGACATGAAAGGTATCTTCCTGGGGATGGGTCCAG CGTTTATAAAAGGTGCTAGACAGAGTGATATCAATTCCGTCGACATCTACCAACTCGTATGTAAGATACTCGCCATCGAGCCAGCACCGCATAACGGTACATGGGAGAACCTGGTAGACATCACCATCTACTCGAGCTCCCGGCCGAGCCTTGGTCTTCCGACGACACATCTGAACTTACTGACGCTGTCTCTGTTGGTGTCATTTTATCATTTCTAG
- the LOC135486561 gene encoding glycerophosphocholine cholinephosphodiesterase ENPP6-like isoform X2, whose product MELDSLTNLLGVLFLYGVLCTDYDTDGEARGKVVLILYDGFRWDYLDIPGLEGFTHVQENGAWVEKMTMAFPTQSYPQYYTIMTGLYAENHGIVKNNFYDPLYDEVWFAASNPGYDHPHFYNDGEPVWVTATRQGKKGALYYWPGCEVTIRNVTPALCDPYFNSPDRIDIRYAFEKTLDNLKEGYDFIGIYVEDIDKMGHKFGPFSIEVNESVSGYDKELVTFLDALKARDLADSVNVILVSDHGMSAYDSSGRDCNVDITKAFTVGEFVNSIKFVLNEMIYPKYPNMTNFIYNRLKNLHPHVHFFLREDFPERYHFSNDRRIAPILYYCDPPYYTSTMINQIWEPPPGELGRMGDHGYLPDLDDMKAFIKGARQSDINSVDIYQLVCKILAIEPAPHNGTWENLVDITIYSSSRPSLGLPTTHLNLLTLSLLVSFYHF is encoded by the exons ATGGAACTTGACTCTCTCACCAATCTACTAGGAGTTCTTTTTCTTTACGGAGTGCTCTGTACGGATTATGACACCGACGGAGAGGCGAGAGGGAAAGTGGTACTGATCCTTTACGATGGCTTCCGATGGGATTACCTGGACATTCCTGGGTTAGAGGGGTTCACCCACGTCCAGGAGAATGGAGCATGGGTGGAGAAGATGACCATGGCCTTCCCTACTCAGTCCTATCCACAGTATTACACTATCATGACAG GTTTATATGCTGAGAACCATGGGATAGTCAAGAACAACTTCTACGACCCACTCTATGACGAGGTGTGGTTCGCCGCCAGCAATCCAGGGTATGACCATCCTCACTTTTACAATGATGGTGAACCCGTATGGGTGACCGCTACTCGCCAG GGTAAGAAGGGTGCATTATACTACTGGCCAGGCTGTGAGGTCACCATTAGGAATGTGACACCAGCTCTCTGTGATCCATATTTTAACTCCCCGGATAGGATCGACATCCGCTACGCCTTTGAAAAGACGTTGGATAATCTGAAAGAAGGGTATGACTTCATTG GTATCTATGTTGAAGACATCGATAAGATGGGTCACAAATTCGGGCCGTTCTCTATCGAGGTGAATGAATCGGTGTCCGGGTACGATAAGGAGCTAGTCACCTTCCTGGACGCGCTTAAGGCCAGGGACTTAGCCGATTCAGTCAATGTGATCCTGGTGTCTGATCACGGGATGTCAGCCTATGACAGCTCAGGACGGGACTGTAACGTGGACATCACTAAGGCTTTCACTGTAGGGGAGTTTGTGAACAGTATCAAGTTTGTCTTGAATGAGATGATATATCCCAAGTATCCGAATATGACAAACTTT ATATACAACCGCTTAAAGAACCTCCATCCTCACGTCCATTTCTTCCTGAGGGAAGATTTCCCTGAAAGATACCACTTCAGTAACGACAGAAGAATTGCTCCAATTCTGTATTACTGTGATCCACCATATTATACATCAACAATGATCAACCAG ATATGGGAGCCTCCACCAGGGGAGCTCGGACGTATGGGAGACCATGGGTATCTGCCAGATCTTGACGACATGAAAG CGTTTATAAAAGGTGCTAGACAGAGTGATATCAATTCCGTCGACATCTACCAACTCGTATGTAAGATACTCGCCATCGAGCCAGCACCGCATAACGGTACATGGGAGAACCTGGTAGACATCACCATCTACTCGAGCTCCCGGCCGAGCCTTGGTCTTCCGACGACACATCTGAACTTACTGACGCTGTCTCTGTTGGTGTCATTTTATCATTTCTAG
- the LOC135486562 gene encoding glycerophosphocholine cholinephosphodiesterase ENPP6-like — MGGKSGRVLSLGFLCLFGVILIGAHEGPDSHKVVLILFDGFRWDYLKIKGLEGFTQFMENGAWVEKMTMAFPTLSYPQYYTIMTGLYAENHGMVGNNFYDPLHKEPWLFANNPEYNHTHFYDDGEPMWVTATKQDKKSALYYWPACEVSIRNVTPAFCDVYWYWPNQTFIHSALESTLDNLEQGFDFVGIYVEETDKIGHKYGPFSKEINETVRNYDKEMKIFLDGLKARNLFDETNVILVSDHGMTPYVDQPYVQPFANFTEEEYNQTILWHLDYGIYPTHPKYTKMIYEKVKSVNDPHLHVFLKEDFPDSYHFKHDRRIAPVLMYVDTGYKITWSLNMTTKNNTGGKASHGFLPETSDMKGLFLGIGPDFLKGSRQANIDSVDIYQLMCKMLGITPAPNNGTWSHVTGITRFNGVSTSHDQFVGFMMVAVFCLMVNLWI, encoded by the exons ATGGGTGGAAAGTCAGGGCGTGTTCTTTCTCTGGGTTTCCTTTGCCTCTTTGGTGTGATATTAATCGGAGCTCACGAAGGACCCGACTCGCACAAAGTCGTGTTGATCCTTTTCGATGGATTTCGGTGGGATTATCTGAAGATTAAAGGTCTGGAAGGATTCACCCAGTTCATGGAGAATGGTGCCTGGGTGGAGAAGATGACCATGGCCTTCCCCACGTTATCCTACCCACAGTATTATACTATCATGACAG GTCTTTACGCTGAAAACCATGGTATGGTTGGTAACAACTTCTATGACCCCCTGCACAAGGAACCCTGGCTGTTCGCGAACAACCCGGAATACAACCACACACATTTCTACGACGATGGAGAACCGATGTGGGTGACAGCGACCAAACAA GATAAGAAGAGTGCATTGTACTACTGGCCAGCCTGTGAAGTCAGCATCCGCAATGTGACCCCCGCCTTCTGTGACGTATACTGGTACTGGCCCAACCAGACCTTCATACATTCAGCCCTTGAAAGTACCCTTGATAACTTGGAACAAGGCTTTGACTTCGTTG GCATCTATGTCGAAGAAACCGATAAGATTGGCCACAAATATGGACCATTTTCCAAAGAGATCAACGAAACTGTCCGGAACTACGACAAGGAGATGAAGATTTTCCTGGATGGACTGAAGGCCCGGAACCTTTTCGATGAGACCAACGTGATCTTGGTGTCTGACCACGGCATGACGCCTTACGTTGACCAGCCGTATGTGCAACCTTTCGCCAATTTTACCGAGGAGGAATACAACCAGACAATTCTCTGGCACCTTGATTATGGGATATACCCAACTCATCCAAAGTACACAAAGATG ATCTACGAAAAAGTTAAGAGTGTGAATGATCCCCACCTGCATGTGTTCCTGAAGGAAGACTTCCCAGACAGCTACCACTTCAAACACGACCGCCGTATCGCGCCCGTCTTGATGTATGTGGACACTGGCTACAAGATAACTTGGAGCCTAAACATG ACCACTAAAAATAATACAGGTGGCAAAGCTAGCCATGGTTTTCTCCCAGAGACATCGGACATGAAGGGACTCTTCCTGGGAATTGGACCAG ATTTCCTGAAAGGATCCAGACAAGCCAACATTGACTCTGTCGACATCTACCAACTCATGTGCAAGATGCTGGGAATCACCCCTGCGCCGAACAACGGAACCTGGAGTCACGTTACTGGTATCACAAGATTCAACGGGGTTTCTACTTCTCATGATCAGTTTGTTGGTTTCATGATGGTGGCTGTATTCTGCTTGATGGTGAACCTTTGGATATGA
- the LOC135485969 gene encoding putative stereocilin-like protein — translation MFGATTADFVKERNHAVSLAFRKPQELRFRRYNDPKSRLCNNGMDTVPHLEKVSHDITPNELNGIPKENFASCLSTLGAHRGWSEAQKNTLLIRVNADINEICKLSPQEVMSSQHILTAVTKSHLRCIDLNDLDILTTLGNPSMNWTSEKLVHLADRYKVLNPYFKLSNSSTEAIVSLGLVLCGFMEYEIESIDPAVYRKVSVIVGTYTACPVQKVKALLDLATRTAAYGPVAKWTCSTISDVGILMAMVID, via the exons ATGTTCGGAGCAACTACTGCAGACTTCGTTAAGGAAAGGAACCACGCCGTCTCCCTGGCCTTCCGGAAACCACAGGAGCTAAGATTCAGGAGGTATAACG ATCCCAAATCCCGCCTGTGTAACAACGGCATGGACACTGTACCTCATCTTGAGAAGGTCAGCCACGACATCACTCCTAACGAACTCAACGGTATACCAAAAGAGAACTTCGCCAGTTGCTTGAGTACCCTTGGCGCTCACCGCGGGTGGTCGGAGGCACAGAAGAACACCTTGCTCATCCGAGTCAATGCC GACATCAACGAAATCTGTAAGCTTTCGCCGCAAGAGGTCATGTCATCCCAACATATCTTGACGGCGGTCACCAAGTCACATCTTCGCTGCATTGACCTCAATGATCTCGATATCCTCACAACCCTTGGCAATCCCTCTATGAACTGGACAAGTGAAAAG CTGGTACACTTAGCAGACAGATACAAAGTTTTAAATCCATACTTCAAGTTATCAAACTCATCCACTGAGGCCATAGTTAGCCTGGGATTAGTTCTGTGTGGCTTTATGGAGTACGAAATCGAATCGATAGATCCAGCAGTTTACAGAAAAGTTTCAGTGATAGTGGGCACCTACACTGCGTGTCCGGTCCAAAAGGTCAAGGCTTTACTGGATTTGGCAACAAGGACAGCCGCTTATGGACCTGTCGCCAAATGGACATGTTCTACCATATCTGATGTGGGTATTTTAATGG CCATGGTGATTGATTGA